TGTTTCAGGAAGCTTTCTTAGGCTTAATATTACTTCCGTGATTATGGCAATTTCTCCCTCAGTTGCAACAAGCGCATTTATCAATTCATTGTCAGCGGGTACAGTAAGTTCTTTTATCTTTCCGTCAGGTGTTACTATGGTCATCCCCTTTATATGCTCTCGAATGTGCCCGTATTGAAGAGAGCCTACGCCAAAACCTCCGGTCGATATCCAACCTGCGACAGTGCTTGATGGGGCGCTGGTAGGATAGGATTTTACGCAGAGGCCATGTTTTTTGAGCTCAAGATCAAGTTTCTGCCATGCAATGCCTGCCTCAACTGCGGCAGTTTCATTCGCATTGTCCACCTTTATGAGCCTGTTCATCTTGGTCATGTCTATTATTATGCCGCCTTTGGTGGGTATTACACCTCCAAGGGCAGATGATGCCATGCCGCGCGGAATAACAGAGACTTTCCGTTCAGCGGCGAACTTCATGATGGCGCTTACTTCCTCTGTTGACTGAGGGCGCACGACAGCGTCAGCCATTGAAGTTGCGAGTTTCCTGAAAACACGGGGTATTGAAGCCATGTCATGGCTGTACTGCTTTAACTCATTTGAGTCGAATGCAGCGTCATCTTCACCTACGATATTCTTAAGCTCTTCAAACATCAGCAGTCTCCTTTTCTTATCACTTATGAACATATAACTTTTATATTCAAGGATGTCTTTTGTCAAATAGAGAGACAATAGTTTAAAAAGTCTTTTTTTGTGGTATAATAAAAAACTATGAAACGCTTAATGCTGATTACAATAGCCTTTGCAATTTTAGCCTCCTCCTGCACGACGGCGGGGAAAAAGACGGCTTCTCCGCTTTTGCCATACTGTGAAGGCGGACAACAGGTTAAAATGGCTATACTCCCTTTTGAAAACTATTCTTCCCATCCTGATGCGGCAGCAATGATAAGGAATAATTTTTACAGAGCATTATCAACTGCAAAGCTCGAAGATATTGAGCTTTGGAAAATTGATTCCATTCTTGACTCTAAGGGGATATTTACTACTGATGACATAAAAAAGCTTACTCCTCAGGAACTTGGGAAAATGCTTGGCGCAGATTTGATTCTCTTTGGCGCTGTAAAAAGGCAGGATGCATTGTACATGGTACTTTATTCAGTTGTAACTGTTGAGGTAGAGATCAACATCGTAGATGCGGCGACAGGCAATACGGTTTGGAAAAGCGCAAGAAGTCTCAAAAATATTGGAGGGACTTTCCCGACTGTACCTTTTGAGTGGGCAAGTCTTTTCCCATCGCCCATTACATCGCTTATAAGCCTGAGTAAAAAGTCTTTTGAACTTACGTCATGGGAACTCTGCTCTTCAATAGCCGGCGAGATGACAGACGGTATAAAATAGAGCACGCATAGGCATTTTGTGGAGGTAATAAGATAATGGAATATGAAGACATAAAATATGAGAAGTCTGGGGGCATAGCCAAAATAATAATCAACAGACCTGAAAAAGGGAACATGTTCAGGGTGAAAACTGTTGAGGAGATGATTGATGCTTTTTCAGATGTAAGGAAAGATAAGACAGTTCGAGCAGCAGTGCTTCGCGGGGCAGGTGATAAGTTTTTCTGTATAGGCGGAGAAAAAGCTGAAAAAATCGGCTATCACTATGGGGCGACAATGCCAATAGTCGATCTTCATGAGCTTATAGACAAGATTCAAAAGCCTGTGATTGCGGCGGTTAACGGCTATGCTGTGGGCGGCGGCAATGTGCTTCAGGCTATATGTGATT
The sequence above is drawn from the Candidatus Schekmanbacteria bacterium genome and encodes:
- a CDS encoding DUF799 family lipoprotein, which gives rise to MLITIAFAILASSCTTAGKKTASPLLPYCEGGQQVKMAILPFENYSSHPDAAAMIRNNFYRALSTAKLEDIELWKIDSILDSKGIFTTDDIKKLTPQELGKMLGADLILFGAVKRQDALYMVLYSVVTVEVEINIVDAATGNTVWKSARSLKNIGGTFPTVPFEWASLFPSPITSLISLSKKSFELTSWELCSSIAGEMTDGIK